The genomic stretch TTTAAGATGTTTACAATAAGTGAGAAAGAAGACAGACACGTCTCGTCATGCCTGGTCCCTGTTACACATCTAGTTTGGCAGTAACTTGATCATCCTCCCAACATTTCCAGTGTATTCTTAAATTAGGAAAGTTAATGGAATAACATCACCTGGCTCTGCTTTTGGTTTGCACCATTTTAACCACCacaccgcccccccccctcccctgtcgcacgcacacgcgcacgcgcgcacacacacacacacactcacacacaacaacatgaaAAACCAATTTGACGTATAAACGTCACAGTATTTACTGAGTCCCACACAGATGATTTACACCGCAGAAATAGTGTGTATATTGTCCCAGTGAAACATTACTTCTTCAATCAATTGTGAGAAAACAACGCAATCTCTAATAAAACTCTAATACTCTCTGAGGGGACATTGCATCGAACAGTTCAATCCCCCGGGGATcagcaaagaaaaaacataattatgcTATTTAGCCGGCTGATGTGTCGAAATCACTGCTCCAGCACACTCTGTCAGATTAAAATAGAGGGCCCGAATAGAGGACATTAAGGCTAAGGGAATTATATAAACCTCAGGGGAGATTTCAAATTGGAGAAGGGGAAAGTAAACTATAGAGATTAATGGCAGCCATAAACAAGAGCATGCTGTCCCACTTCAGTGGAggtcaacaataacaacattaataataataataataataataatattaataatgatgattCAGTATCCTTCAAAATGCACTGTAATAACActgaacaaacaaatatattaaaaaaataacatatcatgttttaaaaaattaaaataggTCTTAGTGGCCTAAAACTGTTGTTGTGCTAAGGATGCTTCaagataatatttaataatagtgATCATCATAATAATGGTagtaaattattgtttttcttttaaaatatatatatattaaatatatagcTCAATATTTAATAAACTATCAGTACTAAAAGAACACTTTATCTTCAGTGTGCCTGGGAAATATCCTTCTGATTGTTGCTCTGCATGTCGGTCAAGTATGTAATTcttgcctcttttttttatccacttGTCAAAGTTGCTATAATCCTCATAATAACTGTGATTATTGTGTGTGCCCCATTGGCTCCACTTCTTTTTAACCAGGCCATTTGATCAGGGATGGGTTTCCGTGACGGATTAACAAAGAGTCCCCCTGAAATTAGGAGCAAGTGTGACACCTACCTGCAGAAGTTGGAAGAGTTAGAGGACAGTGCCTGGCTACCGGCTGCACAGTATAATAGAATGTGTCTGTCGCTGCTGTGTGCATGACGGCATTCTCCCTTTTCTCCAAACACCAGTGTTTCACATCTAACGCGCCATTAAAGAGACTCTCcattaatgatatataatagGGCAGTATGTTCTAAATGCATGGTCGCGTCCCTTTTAACAGCTTTGCCACGCCTTGGAAAATAGTAATGAGTTCTAAATTTGGCATAAAATCGAGCTCATTACCGGAGTTCACCACCTGATTGCTCTGCATAAAACACGATAGGTAATTGGGTTAAATGACTGAGCCTCGGTGTTGTTATTATATCAAtatccacttttttttttagaaacgtGCTCAAGGAAAAAGAGGCCCTGGTTGTAtccaaagaaaaaataaaatggtgaTAAGCCATAGGCCACAATATACCTCCGTGTTATATCCAacatttttcattcataaataaaaGCCTATGGATATTTGCACCAACCAAAACGAAACTGAACCCTTTTATTGTTTAGATATTCCAACACCGTTTTGCTGGCATGTAGGCCTTTTCTTTTCAAGTTGGTCGGAGCTCTCACTACcataatgtttttgaaatgataATTACCATTGAAACATCTGTCACGGTGCAAAATCTAATTAATATTTCGTATAGATTAATTGGCCTTGAAGCACTTTAGACACGTTGGCAATGCCAACTGCTGCCCAAAATAATCGCTGCAcaagtttgtattttttttttcataatttacTTCAAAGATAGTGTGTTGtccattttaaatacaaaaatgctacattaaatatacatgttAGTCTTTAATACAAATAGACTCAGGCGGCTGCAGCGATTAAGACCATTCTTGTTACATTTTAGGATTAACCATTCAGAAACTAAAAATGTGAAGATAAGCATGTACTCAGAAAATAACTGTTGTCAGAATTTGCTTCATcattgttcttttttcttttttttttaatgcaaccacaaaaaaataaataaaagtccgCGGTGAGTGGAAAATAATCAGGTATTAAATGTGTGACATACCTTTCTTTAGTTCATAAGGGGAGTCTTTACAAAGATCTACCTGCGTTTGGCCTCTGACTTTCTGGCTCTCCCTTACCAAAGCCTCTGCTCTATTTAACACAGTCTGGTTTAATCCATTGAAATGTGCCGTGGAGCCCGTGGTTACCGAGCCGTGGTTACTGTGAAGATGTCCAAAACTGCCACCATAGTTCGTGTACCCGGGGTAGAAAGGGGAGGTGTAGTACAGAGGCCTGGATAGGACCGTGCTGTTGGGGTGCGGGCAGTGAGGGGAGGACCGTGATGGAGACGCGTTCGTGCCCATTACTGCGCTCTGACCCAAACTGGGGCAAGCCTGTGGCGTCTCGCTGCTGCCCTTACACCTGTCTGACGACGTGGCGATCTCCGCAAGGGACCAGAGTTTGGGTTTAGGGGCCGAAGGGGGCGAGTGGATAACAGAGGTCACGTTGCTGGTCACCGTACCCGGTGCATGGCTCAAATCTGACGGCTTGTCTTGTAGCGCAACGCTCTGGTTCCCCCGGGGCACCGCCGAGGGAGACGAAGTGGTTGGTTTTGCGGAATCCGGCAGCAACTCTGTAGTCCGCTCCTCCTGGTCTTTTAACTCCGAGTCGCTCAGAAGGGGATCCATGTCTTTGCCATGGTTCTCCTCTTTAAATCTGTCACAGCCTATGTCCCCTGGGTTCAGCAGTTTATGATCTAAAGCACAAATAAAGAATAGAGTTACTGCCAAATAAGCGTGACATTAAAACGTGGATAATACTGTAACATATGTTTTAGGTGATCGCGAGGCAAGTGAACACCAGTGCAAACTGAAATCGgatgtataaaaataattaggCTATTTCTGCACGTTTCCATTAAAAGCAGTTATTGCTCGTGCTATAAAGTGTCCTCATAAAGATGTGTGCCAGCTTAAAAAAGGTGAATGAACTGCTCTCCATAATTATCAAAGAGCATCAACAGTGTTGCAAATGCATGTGTGTTGACTATTTTAAATTTCAGGGAATATTTccaaaattaaatgttattctgTCATATCATTATTTATGATAATAAGCCTTCAACACGCGTTAAAAACGGGTTTATAATGATCACACAAAGGCAATATTTTTTTTGCCGAATACCCGGCGCAATACACCAGCTGTATCCTTATTATGCAGTTAAAGATAAATTGGCTGCTAAACACTTTGCGTCACCAGCAATTTCAGCCCATGAGAAGTCAAACGAGGGGAGTTCAAGgtgattattatttaaagaaattgtcccattataaataatataccaCCATTAACCAGCAATCAATTTTGCTCCCTGAGTGGAAACGACTGCGATGAAAAATTGATGAttttttttgtgccttttttttcctGCACCACCAACCTGCTTCTGTGTCTGTCGAGTCTCCCTTCTCTGTCGGCTTGTTTGGCTCATCGTCGTCGTTTTTCTCCAAATCAATattctcgtcctcctcctcgtcctcgctCCGGTTCCGGGGGGTCCAGGTCATTTTGTTCTCCTTCTTTAGCCTCCTCCTGGCGTTGGCGAACCAGGTGGACACCTGGGTGAGAGTCATTTTGGTGATGATGGCCAGCATGATCTTCTCTCCCTTGGTCGGGTAGGGATTTTTGCGGTGCTCACCGAGCCAGGCCTTTAGGGTGGCAGTGGCGTCCCGGGTTGCGTTTTTACGGTATGCTGGGTCACCATAAGGGTAGGAGCCCAAGGATGCTGCGTAGGGGTGGTATCCTATTGAGCCGGCCATACCCTGGTCATAGGGAGAACCCtgtgatacaaaacaaaaacgaaGTGTGTAAAAGTTCTGTCACAATCATTTTCTAAACTGCTTCAAAATAGTTAAAAGGACTTAAGGtacacaaacatgaacacacgcgcgcgcgcacacacacacacacatttacatacacgCACGCGctcgtgcacgcacacacacacacacacacacacacgtacaataATACACTGGCTTAAATCCAGTAGTTCAAGTCTGAAGTTAATGTTTATGGAGTTTGCTTAAACATTATCCACATGGTTTTACATTAGGATTTTGAAACGTGATATCTGTTGCCctgcatttgtattattatttacaatatgtCAGCATGCAGTGGCTTTTATTATCGCCATGAAAATAGTACAGTCTGCAATTTTGATAACGTATTGACATTATGCACGATGGGCCTCACATTCCGCTTCTGTGCGTATGGGATCAGTGTGTGTAGTGATAGGCCTATATACTCGGTTCTGTATGACAAACTAAAAAACAATTTCCCTCtatttctttccaaaatgtAGTATATTTAAGTTTTACAACTGGCCCTTCTAAGAGAATGATAATAAACAAATGGAGTGACCTAAATTGCCATGACACGGCGCGTTGCAGTCAGTTATGGACGTACTAGCTTCGGCAAGGCATTGCCCACTCGTTCCCATTAAAACTACAATTCATTTAAGCACCATGTAACAGCACACCACGCAGTTAAATTAGTTATGTTTACTCCACAACATGTTCTGGACCTGACATTCTGTAATAGTATATCCACGCACTCTTCAGTGACGCACATATCCCTCTTAATCGCTTGGCTCCGAATGCACAGTGGATATTTCAGGCTTCTATAACGAGTTAATATCCTCGCTTTGCCTTCCTATTAGATTGAATGATCACCTTTAGTTTACTCACCACGTACGAGGTGAATGTGGCAGCTGCTGCCGCGTCTGCACTGTATGATAAGTGGGAGTTGTAGCCTGGCGAGGCGCTGGTGAACGCGGTAGATCCGGCATAGGGCGCAAAAGCAGATCCCGAAGAGGATCTCCCAAGTTCCTCGGTTCTGGGTCCCGATAACACGCTGGTGCTGTACGCAGGGCATGAATACAGGGCTAGAGAAGCGGACGGCTGGTACAAGTAGCCCTGAGGATACGCCATGCTGGAGCCCGGAGAGTATAAGCCACTTAACTTGCGCActttcctccttttattttctcatgCGCTGCTGTCGGAGCGCATAGAGTCGTGTGTCTGCAGACCCGCTGTCTGTCCCCCCTTCTAAATGACAATGGTGaaggcaaaaagtaaaagtgattAAATAAAGAGAGGCTTGGATGTTGGATGGATTATTTTGGTCGCAGCCACTGCCCGTCGGATGTTTGGTCtcggtttgtttttctgttgctCCCTTATCTGAGTTGCACCGTCGCTCTCATGCCCGagcagaagttttttttttacccgtCGGACGGGGGCTTTGCTTGGGAAAATGTCCTGCCAAGATGCTAAGTTGAAAAATTGAGGATCCTGACGCCTACTATGCTCCTCCTCTCGGGGTGTAGTCACCGAAGGAAAAGGCAAGCTTATGCTGGGTAACCACAGCCCTGCCCAAATgcatgctctctctccctctctctctctctctttccctctctcgctcgccttctcgttctctctctctctctctctctctctctctctctctctctctctctctctctctctctctctctctctctctctctctctcttcctcctcaccccctcc from Cottoperca gobio chromosome 3, fCotGob3.1, whole genome shotgun sequence encodes the following:
- the irx5a gene encoding Iroquois homeobox protein 5a isoform X1; its protein translation is MAYPQGYLYQPSASLALYSCPAYSTSVLSGPRTEELGRSSSGSAFAPYAGSTAFTSASPGYNSHLSYSADAAAAATFTSYVVSKLKGSPYDQGMAGSIGYHPYAASLGSYPYGDPAYRKNATRDATATLKAWLGEHRKNPYPTKGEKIMLAIITKMTLTQVSTWFANARRRLKKENKMTWTPRNRSEDEEEDENIDLEKNDDDEPNKPTEKGDSTDTEADHKLLNPGDIGCDRFKEENHGKDMDPLLSDSELKDQEERTTELLPDSAKPTTSSPSAVPRGNQSVALQDKPSDLSHAPGTVTSNVTSVIHSPPSAPKPKLWSLAEIATSSDRCKGSSETPQACPSLGQSAVMGTNASPSRSSPHCPHPNSTVLSRPLYYTSPFYPGYTNYGGSFGHLHSNHGSVTTGSTAHFNGLNQTVLNRAEALVRESQKVRGQTQVDLCKDSPYELKKGMSHI
- the irx5a gene encoding Iroquois homeobox protein 5a isoform X2, with protein sequence MAYPQGYLYQPSASLALYSCPAYSTSVLSGPRTEELGRSSSGSAFAPYAGSTAFTSASPGYNSHLSYSADAAAAATFTSYVGSPYDQGMAGSIGYHPYAASLGSYPYGDPAYRKNATRDATATLKAWLGEHRKNPYPTKGEKIMLAIITKMTLTQVSTWFANARRRLKKENKMTWTPRNRSEDEEEDENIDLEKNDDDEPNKPTEKGDSTDTEADHKLLNPGDIGCDRFKEENHGKDMDPLLSDSELKDQEERTTELLPDSAKPTTSSPSAVPRGNQSVALQDKPSDLSHAPGTVTSNVTSVIHSPPSAPKPKLWSLAEIATSSDRCKGSSETPQACPSLGQSAVMGTNASPSRSSPHCPHPNSTVLSRPLYYTSPFYPGYTNYGGSFGHLHSNHGSVTTGSTAHFNGLNQTVLNRAEALVRESQKVRGQTQVDLCKDSPYELKKGMSHI